A region of Fibrobacter succinogenes subsp. succinogenes S85 DNA encodes the following proteins:
- a CDS encoding penicillin-binding transpeptidase domain-containing protein codes for MERLPYAQRMRNRCIAITVLVTIIVAIVHCSTKDDPESAKETTEQQAALAADTLAQAIAPSDTNPFDESYTAEASAKENPNGLSALKGIEDEDFENANNTAAGNAASTTNATAENTDNVRDTVHIKSQKDPILADKIDVLLRRYRPDLGVILVVNTKTNEIIAWGERRDGKVQNKPDWIGRPTFPAASLAKLVTIAAAMESNRYSLNTPIPMIGRHHTLYLNQLRVPEKYNGPTMELSEAFARSANPPLAIVGKNVGAKRLNAAAAKLGYNKRFPGNAPNTSSYTAPDTGYGLAEVACGFTTSTTLTPLLAAAQVRAVLTKKPLEIPWARDMAPFAPQKPLALDVGKFSENTYYGLRESMLRSVTQGTAHKHMSTKNMARKNFEALRLGGKTGSLDGTDPAGRYDWFMGFAEAKNDPSKSIVVIVMQMHREIRSQPATQVAATVINYWAHQNLDLKK; via the coding sequence ATGGAAAGACTCCCCTACGCCCAGAGAATGCGCAACCGCTGCATTGCGATTACCGTCCTCGTTACGATTATTGTTGCCATTGTTCACTGTTCCACCAAAGACGATCCGGAATCCGCAAAAGAAACCACCGAGCAGCAAGCCGCATTAGCAGCAGACACGCTCGCACAAGCGATAGCTCCTAGCGACACCAATCCCTTCGACGAATCATACACAGCAGAAGCATCTGCAAAAGAAAACCCGAACGGACTATCCGCCCTGAAAGGCATCGAAGACGAAGACTTCGAAAATGCGAACAACACCGCAGCCGGGAATGCTGCAAGCACCACCAACGCAACAGCAGAAAACACAGACAACGTCCGCGACACCGTTCACATCAAGTCGCAAAAGGATCCAATTCTCGCCGATAAAATCGACGTTCTCCTCCGCCGCTACCGCCCGGATTTGGGAGTCATCCTCGTCGTGAACACCAAGACAAACGAAATCATCGCCTGGGGCGAACGCCGCGATGGCAAGGTGCAGAACAAACCGGATTGGATTGGACGCCCCACCTTCCCCGCCGCATCGCTTGCAAAACTCGTGACGATAGCCGCCGCCATGGAAAGCAACCGCTACTCGCTTAACACGCCCATCCCGATGATCGGCCGTCACCACACACTTTACTTGAACCAGCTCCGCGTCCCTGAAAAATACAACGGCCCCACGATGGAACTTTCCGAAGCGTTCGCCCGTTCCGCAAATCCGCCGTTGGCTATTGTCGGAAAGAATGTCGGCGCCAAGCGCCTCAATGCAGCCGCCGCAAAGCTTGGCTACAACAAGCGATTCCCCGGAAACGCCCCAAACACATCAAGCTACACAGCTCCGGACACGGGTTACGGCCTAGCCGAAGTCGCCTGCGGTTTTACAACCTCGACAACCCTTACGCCGCTCCTCGCCGCAGCGCAAGTCCGTGCAGTCCTCACCAAGAAGCCTCTTGAAATTCCATGGGCTCGCGACATGGCACCTTTCGCTCCGCAAAAGCCGCTCGCCCTCGATGTCGGAAAGTTCAGCGAAAACACGTACTACGGCCTTCGCGAATCCATGCTCCGCTCCGTGACGCAAGGAACCGCCCACAAGCACATGTCCACAAAGAACATGGCCCGCAAGAACTTCGAAGCTCTCCGCCTCGGCGGAAAAACTGGATCTCTCGACGGAACAGACCCCGCCGGCCGTTATGACTGGTTCATGGGATTTGCCGAAGCGAAAAACGATCCGAGCAAGTCCATTGTCGTGATCGTAATGCAGATGCACAGGGAAATTCGTTCGCAACCGGCAACACAGGTGGCAGCCACCGTCATCAATTACTGGGCTCACCAAAACCTGGACCTGAAAAAATAA